GGCAAACTGCGAATGTTGTTGTAGTCGGCAATGAAGATCTGTAGGTTGACTAGAAATTGGATGCTGTCTCCAATGTTTTCGAGTTTGTTGCAACCTACATGTAAAAAATCTAGATTCCTTAGTGAAAAGACACTTAGGGGAATGTACATAAACCGATTGTTGCTAAGATTCAGCTTTCTTAGGTTTATCAATTCTGTGATGCTTGGAGGGAGATGGGAGATATAGTTGTGGGAGAGACTCAAAACCTCCAACTTCTTGCAGTGTCCAAGTTCTGTTGGTACTTCAGTCAAGCAATTCATATTCACAAATAAAACCTTCAAGTGCCTGAGCAGCCCAATTTCTTTTGGCAGAGATTTCATGCGATTCCCACATAGGTTTAGCACCACTAGTCTCTCAAGTTTCCCTAGTGCAGGTGGAAGAGCCACCAGTTGGTTGTGTGAGAGATTCAGTTTTTGGACCTGTGGCAACCCCCAGAGAAAGTCAGGAGTCCTTGTCATTCCCTTCATTATAAGACTCAGGCTGACATACTGTAGTCCACGCTTTAATAGTGCCtttgggtcttttccagagagaagAGCTTCTTCCCACAGGGGTAGCTTCTGACTTCTCTTCAGCACCATCGTGTTTTGCTTCCCTTGATCCTTGGAGTTCTTTCCACCCATATAACCTCCAGCTTTGCTACTTCTGTTAACTGAAGCTTCGTTTTGTTGCCTCTTGCGATTAATAGCAGATGAAAAAATTTGGCTTCCAGAAGATTCATAAAACGAGATCGATCCAAGAAGATGTGCAAAGACTCTGAAGAGCACCTTTCCTTCTGAAGGGCCTCTGCAGCTGCCGAAAAAAGGTTCACTTTTCCCGGATGGGGCTTTAAGATGTTTTCTTTGGTGTTCTATGCTGTAATGACACACTTGCTACTGACACTTCTGAGCAAATGACTTCCATTCAAATTAAATACCACAAGGCAGCTGTCACTGTCATTTTGTCTGGAACTTTATTGGATGAGTACGCATCCTCATTGCACAGAGGTCACCGCAATGCTGTATATAACTTCACCATGTCAGCTTTCTTGGATATCTGGTACATGAGGTAGCAGCAGGACAATTAGGAAGAGTAACTATAAAAAACCATGAagataagatgacccccccccccttcagtacTGTTTATTCAGCTGAGGAACAACTTTCATATTCACTCCAGAGTGTTTATGGctcagtttttaaagtttttgaaTTCTTCACATAAACTTGATTTGGGGCTTCCAAGAAAATTAAATCTTATTACAGATTTTGTGATGACTTTTAAAACTCACAGAAAACCATTAGACCAGCTTCATTCATATACTGTAAAATGAAACCAAAAAGTTCTATTTTAGGAGTTTCACTCTCTTTAACGTAGCTGAGCTTTAGAGATGACTGAATTCTCTGCTGCCTATCCTTGTTTAATCTGGAAATGATTCAAAGCCTTAAATACAGAGagcgagagagtgagagagcgagagagagcagaAGGAATTTAGGTACATTTCCAAGTTAATCCAAGGCTCATCCAAGCTAGTTCCACTAATGATCAAATTACTCCCCATGTCAGCCCACCACCATCAAAATGCAACCTTATTTTCTGTTCTTGGAGTCTCCAAAGCAGTAAGGAGTTGCAGGAGAAGGAAAGTTAGAGTACTTGctctctccccttcctctccatgACTCTGACGTGCTGTAAAGCAACATGTCAAGAGCCAAAGGAACCTGTCAAGTGTTATCTTCTTCTATGAAGATAAATGCAAAAAAGACAAGAATTACTTCTCCTACTGTCTCAGCCTTTGTGCATCAAAGGTAATGGATGTTTTCATTGGTTAGTAGATGGTGGGAGGTGTATTTGGCCATGAGAATATTGCTATGGAGTGGGAAGAGAAGCTGCTTGTCCTCTGTCTGGTTGAAGATTAAATAATCATCTCTCATTTAGGGTGGGCTTTTCTGAGTCTCTGATATCCTCCTttgaaacagagcttggaaaagtctgTTGCATCCATGGAAATTGTTAACAAACTGTAGTGCCTAATTCAAAATGTTGGAAGAAGTCCTGAAAATGGTTGGCATGGCATTTCAACCACTAACAAAACATATATTTGCCAAGATGCTTCAGAAGGTTTCTAtcactactatttatttatttgtgcaaaTCAGAAAAAAGGATCTATATAGCAGGGTTATATATTAAGGACTGACTAGGTGCCTCTTTGACCCGAGTGACTGGATAGTATTTGACATAGGTTAAGGTATCCCCTATTCAGCTTAAGCAACAGGTGGAAGAGATGGCAGAGCAGGCTAAGAAATAAttggccagccagccagccagccagccagccagccagccaaccaaccaaccaaccaaccaaccaaccaaccaaccaaccaaccaaccaaccaaccaaccaaccaaccataaatcaaaatcaaaataagaaTGTATTAATTGAACAGTCATTTAGCTCTGAATTGATATGTCCCAGTTCAATTGGAAGTTATCCATGAATATCAGGGGAAGCAACCCTTGTGGAATAAGATAGACCTTTAACCATGTGTATATAGAGAGGATGCTAATCCAGGCTTCTTCTTTTAGGCACCTTGTCTCCAGTCTTATCCTGGCATTTGAGAGACATCTAGGGACCTGTACATGGTTCTTAAAAATCTGGATTGTACTCTTTTCTGAGGTGCAAAATGAGCATTGACTAGCCCTAAGAATGACCCGTATAACAGTTAGGATAATGTCTTGGCCTTATAGAGTTTTAGCGCTGCTGAAACAAATGCACTTCCTTGAGAGTACTGTAATTTTACTATCCTGTTTGCTGATATTTCTCCTTGGTCTGCAGCGTGTTTGCTGTATTTGAGCTCTAAGTTCTACAAGCGTAGAGCCCAAAGCTTGTAGAACTACCCCAAGATATTTAGTTTTTTACCTGCTCAATACCGTTTTCATTTATTGACCATACTCTCTATTTTGGTCTATGCCCAAAAGCAACAGTCTGggttttctggaaattaattgtCAGGGATTCATCTTCAGAATAAGAGGAGAGCTTTCTCAAAGCCCTCCTCAGCCCAACAGGTGTTCTAGAAAGTATTACTGTGTCATCCGCATATAGTaatactgggggtgggtgggtttgaataTCAAGAGTATTTAAGTAGTTGGGAAGGTAATTTATATAAAAATAGATAATGCAGGTGCTGAAATACATCCTTGCCTGACACCTCCATAGGTttggatttgttgtttagtcgttaaattgtgtctgactcttcaagaccacatggaccagagcccaTGTGATAATGGTCTTAGCCTCCCCATATATACACATGCTTCCCCATTCCTTTGCCATAGCAAGGAGGCATTCCAAAGTTTTTACTGCTATTCTTTATGAGTACAATTTGTTGTGTGATCAAAAGTGGGTGCATCGTTTTAACTATTTCTTGTTGTTtagaccccaaggaccagagcatgccaggccctcctgtcttctactgcctccttcagtttggtcaaattcatgttggtagcttcaatgacactgtccaaacatctcatcttctgtcatccccttctcctcttgacttcacactttcccaacatcacggtcttttccagggagtcttctcttcgcatgagatggcctcagcttcaggatctgtccttccagtgagcactcaggcttggtatcctaatggataggtttgatctccttgcagtccaggggactctcaagagtctcctccagcaccacaattcaaaagtatcaattcttcggtggtcagccttctttatcgtccagctctcacttccatacatcactactggaaaaaccatagctttcactatgtgga
This sequence is a window from Pogona vitticeps strain Pit_001003342236 chromosome 4, PviZW2.1, whole genome shotgun sequence. Protein-coding genes within it:
- the LRRC30 gene encoding leucine-rich repeat-containing protein 30 codes for the protein MGGKNSKDQGKQNTMVLKRSQKLPLWEEALLSGKDPKALLKRGLQYVSLSLIMKGMTRTPDFLWGLPQVQKLNLSHNQLVALPPALGKLERLVVLNLCGNRMKSLPKEIGLLRHLKVLFVNMNCLTEVPTELGHCKKLEVLSLSHNYISHLPPSITELINLRKLNLSNNRFMYIPLSVFSLRNLDFLHVGCNKLENIGDSIQFLVNLQIFIADYNNIRSLPRSICSVTALELLNIDYNSIQTLPDELYLLHRLTKIAWNPMDKGLHISHNPLSKPLPQIIDGGLNTLFSYLKDKNQLP